A window of Streptomyces armeniacus contains these coding sequences:
- a CDS encoding isochorismatase family protein, producing the protein MTAALAPPLPPAPVQALIVVDVQTAFVTGTAAVPGAARLLPRVEDLVARARTAGSLVVHLQNDGPPGADDEPDTPGWELYLPVAESPRETALRKTEDDGFAGTPLGGLLDAAGVRDLAVCGVMSEMCVSATARTALARGHRVVVPHDAHATQNIPAAPGISGPVPAAMVSRVAEWALGDGAEIAAHAADVAFAPPG; encoded by the coding sequence ATGACCGCCGCGCTCGCGCCACCCCTACCGCCCGCACCCGTTCAGGCCCTGATCGTCGTGGACGTGCAGACGGCGTTCGTCACCGGCACGGCCGCCGTGCCCGGCGCGGCCCGGCTGCTGCCGCGGGTCGAGGACCTGGTGGCGCGGGCGCGTACGGCAGGCTCGCTGGTCGTCCACCTCCAGAACGACGGCCCGCCGGGCGCGGACGACGAACCGGACACGCCCGGCTGGGAGTTGTACCTGCCGGTGGCCGAAAGCCCGCGCGAGACGGCGCTGCGCAAGACGGAGGACGACGGCTTCGCGGGCACGCCGCTCGGCGGACTCCTCGACGCGGCAGGCGTACGGGACCTGGCCGTGTGCGGTGTGATGTCCGAGATGTGCGTCAGCGCGACGGCCCGTACGGCGCTGGCGCGCGGCCACCGCGTCGTCGTACCGCACGACGCGCACGCCACGCAGAACATCCCGGCGGCGCCCGGCATCAGTGGGCCCGTCCCGGCCGCCATGGTGTCGCGGGTGGCCGAGTGGGCGCTCGGCGACGGGGCCGAGATCGCCGCACACGCCGCCGACGTCGCCTTCGCCCCGCCCGGCTGA
- a CDS encoding glycine betaine ABC transporter substrate-binding protein translates to MRTPRTTPRRLAVLLALAAALAVPALSGCSGAAGDTGSVGARELRGGSLAKDFDLDGAEFTVGSKEFTEQKILGKIMIYALRAAGARTADQTGLNGSAIVRGALKSGDVDMYWEYSGTGWTQFLGHDRPVQGSKRQYEATAREDAEKHGIEWLGPARFGNQYAIARAGDADGPVGEVEKLSDLKRLGEEHPDELTLCGASEFLDREIRALQKTYGVSFPSPQVYQNALALNYVNVAKGSPCRLAEVFTTDARLESLDLKVLTDDKGHFTTELAALTLREDTLRKHPELRELAERLGRELTKETVIDLNAMVDLDGRTPDEAALRFLRENGFIAKG, encoded by the coding sequence GTGCGCACCCCAAGGACAACCCCACGGCGGCTCGCGGTGCTGCTCGCCCTGGCCGCCGCACTGGCCGTGCCCGCGCTGAGCGGCTGCTCCGGCGCGGCGGGCGACACCGGTTCGGTCGGCGCGCGCGAGCTGCGCGGCGGGTCGCTGGCGAAGGACTTCGACCTGGACGGCGCGGAGTTCACGGTGGGCTCGAAGGAGTTCACGGAGCAGAAGATCCTCGGCAAGATCATGATCTACGCACTCCGCGCGGCGGGCGCCCGTACGGCCGACCAGACCGGCCTGAACGGCTCCGCCATCGTGCGCGGCGCGCTCAAGAGCGGCGACGTGGACATGTACTGGGAGTACAGCGGCACCGGCTGGACCCAGTTCCTCGGCCACGACCGGCCGGTGCAGGGGTCGAAGCGGCAGTACGAGGCGACGGCACGCGAGGACGCCGAGAAGCACGGCATCGAGTGGCTCGGGCCCGCCCGGTTCGGCAACCAGTACGCCATCGCGCGTGCGGGCGACGCGGACGGGCCCGTGGGCGAGGTGGAGAAGCTCAGCGACCTGAAGCGGCTCGGCGAGGAGCACCCGGACGAGCTGACGCTGTGCGGTGCCTCGGAGTTCCTGGACCGCGAGATCCGGGCGCTCCAGAAGACGTACGGCGTCTCGTTCCCGTCGCCGCAGGTCTACCAGAACGCGCTCGCCCTCAACTACGTCAACGTGGCGAAGGGCAGCCCCTGCCGGCTCGCCGAGGTGTTCACGACGGACGCCCGCCTGGAGTCCCTGGACCTGAAGGTACTGACGGACGACAAGGGCCACTTCACGACGGAGCTCGCGGCCCTCACTCTCCGCGAGGACACCCTGCGGAAGCACCCTGAGCTGCGGGAGCTGGCGGAGCGCCTGGGCCGCGAGCTCACCAAGGAGACGGTCATCGACCTCAACGCGATGGTCGACCTGGACGGCAGGACACCGGACGAGGCGGCGCTGCGCTTCCTCCGCGAGAACGGGTTCATCGCGAAGGGGTAG
- a CDS encoding ABC transporter permease, producing the protein MPASTSTAPAPAPTPAPVSAPTRAPARPRRAALLRYALTPLGLGVVLLVLALHVSSQQRDLIEERSLNSEYLVSRTVKHLELTAVVTVLILVIAIPLGVLLTRRWARRIAGPVLAVASIGQALPSLGLIVLLAVAFVSLGVNQIAVIAFVAYGILPVLRNTIAGLQQVDRSVIEAAEGMGMTRGAVLWRIELPLAVPVMLAGVRTALVITVGTVALATFIGAGGLGDVISNGISSSRNLVLVTGSVLVAVLALFIDWLAGMAEDFLRPRGL; encoded by the coding sequence ATGCCCGCATCCACGTCCACCGCACCGGCGCCGGCGCCCACACCCGCGCCCGTATCGGCGCCGACACGCGCGCCCGCGCGCCCGAGGCGCGCCGCGCTGCTGCGCTACGCCCTCACCCCGCTCGGGCTCGGTGTCGTACTGCTCGTGCTCGCCCTGCACGTCTCCTCGCAGCAGCGGGACCTGATCGAGGAGCGCAGCCTCAACTCCGAGTACCTGGTGAGCCGTACGGTCAAGCACCTGGAGCTCACCGCCGTCGTCACCGTCCTGATCCTGGTGATCGCCATTCCGCTCGGTGTGCTGCTGACGCGGCGCTGGGCGCGCCGTATCGCCGGGCCGGTGCTCGCCGTCGCGAGCATCGGGCAGGCGCTGCCGTCGCTGGGGCTCATCGTGCTGCTGGCGGTCGCCTTCGTCAGCCTCGGCGTGAACCAGATCGCGGTCATCGCGTTCGTCGCGTACGGCATCCTGCCTGTCCTCCGCAACACCATCGCAGGGCTCCAGCAGGTGGACCGCTCGGTGATCGAGGCGGCCGAGGGCATGGGGATGACGCGCGGGGCGGTGCTGTGGCGGATCGAACTGCCGCTGGCCGTACCGGTGATGCTCGCGGGCGTCCGTACGGCGCTGGTGATCACCGTGGGAACGGTCGCGCTCGCCACGTTCATCGGGGCGGGCGGGCTCGGCGACGTCATCTCGAACGGGATCAGCTCCAGCCGCAACCTCGTCCTCGTCACCGGCAGCGTGCTCGTCGCCGTACTCGCCCTGTTCATCGACTGGCTGGCGGGCATGGCCGAGGACTTCCTGCGGCCGCGCGGCCTGTGA
- a CDS encoding ABC transporter ATP-binding protein, with the protein MTEKTPDANANAHVDPMIRLDRLTKRYPGQSEAAVDELTLDIPEGRIVTFVGPSGCGKTTTMKLINRLIEPTSGRIHLDGKDVTEVPAHLLRRRIGYTIQQGGLFPHRTVADNIATVPRLLGWDKQRVTARVDELLRLVGLDPDTYRRRYPKQLSGGQQQRVGVARALGGDPQVMLMDEPFGAIDPLNRESLQNEFLRIQAEVRKTIVFVTHDIDEAVRMGDLIAIFADNGKVLQYDTPERILADPADGFVSDFIGAGASVRRLSLTRMDSLELPAWPTVAESADGEQRRTAAARTERDHLLVLDDDDRPTSWLPVTGAGREVGGALPLLRALGPGDSLFDALDHMLAANSSVLAVVDGDGRYRGVVEMDSLRALINTVHGRGRTDGSDQLQEA; encoded by the coding sequence ATGACCGAAAAGACTCCTGACGCGAACGCGAACGCCCACGTGGACCCCATGATCCGCCTCGACCGGCTGACGAAGCGCTACCCCGGCCAGTCCGAGGCGGCGGTGGACGAGCTGACGCTCGACATCCCCGAGGGGCGGATCGTGACGTTCGTCGGCCCGTCCGGTTGCGGCAAGACGACCACGATGAAACTCATCAACCGGCTGATCGAGCCCACTTCGGGCCGCATCCACCTGGACGGCAAGGACGTCACCGAGGTGCCCGCGCACCTGCTGCGCCGCCGTATCGGCTACACGATCCAGCAGGGCGGCCTGTTCCCGCACCGTACGGTGGCGGACAACATCGCCACCGTCCCGCGGCTGCTCGGCTGGGACAAGCAGCGCGTCACCGCACGCGTCGACGAGCTGCTGCGGCTCGTCGGCCTCGACCCGGACACGTACCGCCGCCGCTACCCCAAGCAGCTCTCCGGCGGCCAGCAGCAGCGGGTGGGCGTCGCGCGGGCGCTGGGCGGCGATCCGCAGGTGATGCTGATGGACGAGCCGTTCGGTGCGATCGACCCGTTGAACAGGGAGTCGCTGCAGAACGAGTTCCTGCGCATCCAGGCGGAGGTGCGGAAGACGATCGTCTTCGTCACGCACGACATCGACGAGGCCGTCCGTATGGGCGATCTGATCGCGATCTTCGCCGACAACGGCAAGGTGCTGCAGTACGACACCCCCGAACGCATCCTGGCCGACCCCGCCGACGGTTTCGTCTCCGACTTCATCGGTGCGGGCGCCTCCGTACGGAGGCTGTCGCTGACCCGGATGGACAGCCTGGAGCTGCCGGCGTGGCCGACCGTCGCGGAGTCCGCGGACGGCGAGCAGCGCCGTACGGCAGCCGCCCGTACGGAGCGCGATCACCTGCTCGTCCTGGACGACGACGACCGGCCGACGAGCTGGCTGCCGGTCACCGGCGCCGGGCGGGAGGTCGGCGGGGCGCTGCCGCTGCTGCGGGCGCTCGGTCCGGGCGACAGCCTCTTCGACGCGCTGGACCACATGCTGGCGGCCAACTCGTCGGTGCTGGCGGTGGTGGACGGCGACGGCCGGTACCGGGGCGTGGTGGAGATGGACTCCCTGCGCGCGCTGATCAACACGGTGCACGGGCGCGGCCGTACGGACGGCTCCGACCAGTTGCAGGAGGCGTAG
- a CDS encoding ABC transporter permease — protein sequence MNFFEFLQGNWTDVLDATVAHALLVLQGLGLAVLIGVPVSVLTYRTGAPRAAVLAVAGLLLTIPSYALFGLLITPLGLGSGPSVVALTLYALLPVVRNTIVGLRELDPAVVESARAMGMGRARVLATVELPLAWPVLLTGLRVATQLLLGIAAIAAAVNGPGLGNLILDGLATAGTPFAIYLTIEGAAGIVLLAVLFDLAYAVVNRLTTPKGLGA from the coding sequence ATGAACTTCTTCGAATTCCTCCAGGGGAACTGGACGGACGTCCTGGACGCCACGGTCGCGCACGCGCTCCTGGTGCTCCAGGGGCTCGGGCTGGCCGTGCTGATCGGGGTGCCGGTGTCGGTGCTGACGTACCGTACAGGCGCGCCCCGCGCCGCCGTGCTGGCCGTGGCCGGGCTGCTGCTGACGATCCCGTCGTACGCGCTGTTCGGGCTGCTCATCACGCCGCTCGGGCTGGGCAGCGGCCCGTCCGTGGTCGCGCTCACGCTGTACGCGCTGCTGCCCGTCGTACGGAACACGATCGTGGGACTGCGGGAGCTGGATCCGGCCGTCGTCGAGTCGGCCCGCGCGATGGGCATGGGCCGGGCGCGGGTGCTGGCGACGGTCGAACTGCCCCTGGCCTGGCCGGTGCTGCTCACCGGGTTGCGCGTGGCCACCCAGCTGCTGCTGGGCATCGCCGCCATCGCGGCGGCGGTGAACGGGCCCGGGCTCGGCAATCTCATTCTGGACGGCCTGGCCACCGCGGGCACGCCGTTCGCGATCTATCTGACCATCGAGGGCGCGGCGGGCATCGTGCTGCTGGCCGTGCTGTTCGATCTGGCTTACGCCGTCGTGAACCGACTCACCACACCCAAGGGACTCGGTGCCTGA
- a CDS encoding alpha/beta hydrolase, with the protein MHTHAFPFFSSGLRLDADLHLPDDNGAGAPYPVVIPASGYQGLKVIHPERFARALTARGYAVVAFDYRGFGTSEGERGRLVPQEWAEDLRAAVDRAAAAELLDAGRIALLGWGMGGGVVVAEAADDLRVRAVASVNCISDGTRSTRNMHDEATWNSLLERIAGDRGRRAERGRSEITSPWDIVRLDRDGRTDGYVGEELYKAPGFGSGVSLESAEMLLRFSPQSVVHRIAPRPLLVVHGAENGLHLPEEARALYEHAREPKRLHLIEGAGHTEWMFDEHPTFRALVEELDAFYAEAFAHGPAAQPVPAPAAAPHASAPASAPAPAPAPATANA; encoded by the coding sequence GTGCACACCCATGCCTTTCCCTTCTTCAGCAGCGGGCTGCGCCTCGACGCCGACCTGCACCTCCCGGACGACAACGGGGCGGGCGCGCCGTATCCGGTGGTGATTCCCGCCTCCGGCTACCAGGGCCTCAAGGTGATCCACCCCGAGCGTTTCGCCCGCGCGCTGACGGCCCGCGGCTATGCCGTCGTCGCCTTCGACTACCGCGGTTTCGGTACGAGCGAGGGCGAGCGCGGCCGGCTGGTGCCGCAGGAGTGGGCGGAGGATCTGCGGGCCGCCGTGGACCGGGCCGCCGCGGCGGAGCTGCTCGACGCGGGCCGTATCGCGCTGCTCGGCTGGGGCATGGGCGGCGGCGTGGTCGTCGCGGAGGCGGCGGATGATCTGCGCGTACGGGCGGTGGCGTCCGTCAACTGCATCAGTGACGGCACCCGTTCGACCCGGAACATGCACGACGAGGCCACCTGGAACAGCCTGCTGGAGCGGATCGCGGGAGACCGCGGGCGGCGGGCGGAGCGGGGCCGTTCGGAGATCACGTCGCCGTGGGACATCGTGCGGCTGGACCGCGACGGCCGGACGGACGGCTACGTGGGCGAGGAGCTGTACAAGGCGCCGGGCTTCGGTTCGGGCGTCTCGCTGGAGTCCGCGGAGATGCTTCTCCGTTTCTCGCCACAGAGCGTCGTGCACCGGATCGCACCGCGCCCGCTGCTCGTCGTGCACGGTGCCGAGAACGGGCTGCACCTCCCTGAGGAGGCGCGGGCGCTGTACGAGCACGCGCGGGAGCCGAAGCGGCTGCACCTCATCGAGGGGGCCGGGCACACGGAGTGGATGTTCGACGAACACCCCACGTTCCGCGCGCTGGTGGAGGAGCTGGACGCGTTCTACGCGGAGGCGTTCGCGCACGGCCCGGCTGCCCAGCCCGTACCCGCGCCCGCCGCGGCGCCGCACGCAAGCGCACCCGCATCCGCGCCCGCGCCCGCGCCCGCGCCCGCGACGGCCAACGCCTAG
- a CDS encoding IclR family transcriptional regulator, translated as MATDSSSSLHRTLAILTALGSDEAAERGGLGVVEIARRVGREKTQVSRALKALDQVGLVERDRDSLVYRLGWRVFTMAVNAGRPRLLAEAPPVLRSLVNVLKERVHLTVLTEDGALTVLSESPMRAVQATGWVGRVTPLHTTSSGRALLFDHSDDEVRALLADTPFGAGEPAAPRDAEDFLARLQRARERGYVLVQEEFEAGLVAAAAPVRDFRGRVVAALNVSGPTYRMGSELDRAGRVVCSAARQVSRAMAGQQQATA; from the coding sequence ATGGCAACGGACAGTTCGTCGAGCCTTCACCGCACGCTCGCCATCCTGACGGCCCTAGGGTCCGACGAGGCGGCCGAGCGCGGTGGGCTCGGGGTGGTCGAGATCGCGCGGCGCGTGGGCCGGGAGAAGACCCAGGTCTCCCGCGCGCTGAAGGCGCTCGATCAGGTCGGCCTCGTCGAGCGGGACCGCGACTCGCTCGTGTACCGGCTGGGCTGGCGCGTGTTCACGATGGCAGTGAACGCCGGACGGCCGCGGCTGCTCGCCGAGGCACCCCCCGTACTGCGGAGCCTCGTCAACGTGCTCAAGGAGCGGGTGCATCTCACCGTGCTCACCGAGGACGGCGCGCTGACCGTGCTGTCGGAGAGCCCGATGCGCGCCGTTCAGGCGACGGGCTGGGTGGGCAGGGTGACCCCGCTGCACACCACGTCCTCCGGCAGGGCGCTGCTGTTCGACCACAGCGACGACGAGGTGAGGGCCCTCCTCGCGGACACCCCTTTCGGCGCCGGTGAGCCCGCCGCGCCGCGCGACGCGGAGGACTTCCTGGCCCGCCTCCAGCGGGCGCGGGAGCGGGGGTACGTCCTGGTGCAGGAGGAGTTCGAGGCGGGGCTGGTCGCCGCGGCGGCTCCCGTACGGGACTTCCGCGGGCGTGTCGTCGCCGCGCTCAACGTGTCGGGGCCCACGTACCGGATGGGCTCCGAGCTGGACCGGGCGGGCCGCGTGGTCTGTTCGGCGGCCCGGCAGGTCTCCCGCGCTATGGCGGGCCAGCAGCAGGCCACCGCGTAG